The following are from one region of the Salvia hispanica cultivar TCC Black 2014 chromosome 1, UniMelb_Shisp_WGS_1.0, whole genome shotgun sequence genome:
- the LOC125212655 gene encoding SH3 domain-containing protein 2-like, with protein sequence MEAIRKQASRLRDQVARQQQAVLKQFGAYGGSDNASTDDAELQQHQKLEKLYISTRAAKHFQRDIVRGVEGYIVTGSKQVEIGTKLSEDSKKYGVENTCTTGNTLSKAASSFSRARAQMEKEHGNLLKALGTQVAEPLRAMVMGAPLEDARHLAQRYDRMRQEGEAQAVDVARKQAKVREGAAHPDMVFKLEAAESKLQDLKSNVATLGKEASAAMAAVEAQQQRLTLQRLITMVEAERAYHQRVLQILDQLEGEMMSERQRIEAAPTHSTDTFSAPPIYEEVNDVSTSPMQNGATDTLGYFLGEVVHAYQAESDVELNLSTGDYVVVRKVSNNGWAEGECKGKAGWFPFGYVERRDRVLASKVAEVY encoded by the exons ATGGAAGCAATCAGAAAGCAAGCCTCCAGGCTGCGAGACCAGGTCGCTAGGCAACAGCAG GCTGTCCTGAAGCAGTTTGGAGCATATGGTGGTTCGGATAATGCATCAACTGATGATGCTGAGCTCCAACAGCACCAGAAACTTGAAAAACTATACATATCCACTCGAGCTGCTAAG CATTTCCAAAGGGACATTGTTCGTGGAGTTGAAGGCTACATTGTTACAGGATCCAAACAAGTTGAAATAG GAACCAAATTATCAGAAGATAGCAAGAAATATGGTGTTGAGAACACCTGCACTACTGGAAATACATTATCAAAAGCAGCCTCCAGTTTTTCACGAGCTCGCGCTCAAATGGAGAAAGAGCACGGAAATTTATTGAAAGCCTTGGGCACACAG GTGGCGGAACCATTAAGAGCTATGGTAATGGGAGCTCCACTTGAAGATGCTCGTCATCTTGCTCAGCGATATGATAGGATGAGACAAGAGGGAGAAGCTCAG GCAGTTGACGTTGCCAGAAAACAAGCAAAAGTTAGAGAAGGTGCTGCCCATCCTGACATGGTTTTTAAACTTGAAGCGGCTGAATCAAAATTGCAAGATCTAAAGTCCAATGTGGCAACACTAGGGAAGGAAGCTTCTGCAGCTATGGCTGCTGTCGAAGCTCAACAGCAAAGGCTGACTCTGCAACGGTTGATAACCATG GTCGAAGCCGAACGCGCTTACCATCAAAGAGTCCTTCAAATACTTGATCAACTAGAAGGGGAG ATGATGTCTGAGCGTCAACGAATTGAAGCAGCTCCTACCCATAGCACGGACACTTTTTCAGCTCCTCCCATATATGAAGAAGTAAATGATGTATCTACTTCACCAATGCAGAATGGTGCAACTGATACCTTGGGATACTTTCTTGGGGAG GTTGTACACGCATATCAAGCTGAATCTGATGTGGAGCTTAATTTGTCAACTGGTGACTATGTTGTCGTAAGAAAG GTCTCAAATAATGGTTGGGCTGAAGGTGAATGCAAGGGGAAAGCAGGCTGGTTTCCTTTTGGGTACGTTGAGAGACGAGATCGTGTTCTAGCAAGCAAGGTAGCTGAAGTTTATTAA